The following coding sequences lie in one Daphnia pulex isolate KAP4 chromosome 1, ASM2113471v1 genomic window:
- the LOC124192384 gene encoding uncharacterized protein LOC124192384, with amino-acid sequence MEKISEERINVMLKRTSNNEKGKETDSAFSKFIDSAAFYLASKIEDLDDSKRKQVQEEARLYFSKGNCQLGNGSINVCVNPTMLNAETHRWQVHYQLCPFDGYLPLTRGEEMDTSNEKEILIRTCQKILQTLVANYRRRMKTVKMCFHVDDALEFCLSNVKLSFDVIDCSNLADHVGLINLINACERRLAKTPEAMLFTETMTWTTLAPSVVNYIEKALCCPLSMIPTIYGLRLTNHVKLGSSEPANLRLFVGYPVRLCWQKALPFGNLSLDPSLSLTHYLDQLAKKCFLVTSPQLSKVGKHLERCGMLCYTPLTFNYVVNSVIQRLGDGCFLKSAGQPTSFKLAQRTLEAWEKNQRVLKISSDFNFNEMYNMLGWIYGFISTPVLRLVLYPLNKFNYCSLQMPSQQKGKYTAFQDLSVPDVHIIDNFQLQMKYSSDGDIESSIISFLLPPDHGLENTHGAFVLDLTSELAIFSLELMSTMHVEDFRQLYPHYQGSPLPVNTNGSQMSIKSCTEDQYQYTLQITVECAETISGLKVTTSQCLPCESAHEVTVSLGQPIKIKPLTLSFPHPIGVNEISATLHRKDRVIDLVLKKALLEPWPCEFQTKQSKWVVDNFKPWNDGNEVSSMGIHLGTQFRLSMLKNPSLLDRSDLNQIRELIKSLFVNATILNQKLFSVKREDSSQTPDWYIRVHNPVRISPMGSPILMLSACDHRLAETFASMGKLDARKSAEHFLQIMGSSDITEFSVSASEAQLLRYVLRLNSTKILPSIWQKNNLPQDENSPWLATFVSPLYDDCPMNKQTYKDDNFTLTREIKQDCCASCKRIAINLKRCGRCRTVVYCSVECQRSNWAQHKKVCAYVEK; translated from the exons atggaaaaaattAGTGAAGAAAG AATCAACGTTATGTTAAAAAGGAcatcaaataatgaaaaaggaaaagaaacagaTTCGGCTTTTTCGAAATTCATCGATTCGGCTGCTTTTTATTTGGCATCAAAAATTGAAGATCTGGATgattccaaaagaaaacaggtgCAAGAAGAAGCTCGATTATATTTCTCCAAAGGAAACTGTCAACTGGGAAATGGAAGCATCAATGTGTGCGTCAATCCAACTATGCTAAATGCAGAAACTCATCGTTGGCAAGTTCACTACCAGTTGTGTCCTTTCGATGGCTATCTACCATTGACTCGGGGGGAAGAGATGGATACGTCCaatgaaaaggaaatactTATCCGAACTTGTCAGAAAATTCTCCAAACTCTTGTTGCTAATTATCGAAGACGCATGAAAACGGTGAAAATGTGTTTCCACGTGGACGACGCCTTGGAGTTTTGCCTCAGCAACGTAAAGTTGTCTTTTGACGTGATAGATTGTTCCAACTTGGCGGATCACGTTGGTTTAATTAACCTTATAAATGCCTGTGAAAGAAGACTAGCGAAAACTCCCGAAGCAATGTTATTTACCGAGACCATGACCTGGACCACACTGGCACCTTCTGTTGTCAATTACATTGAAAAAGCTCTCTGTTGCCCGCTGAGCATGATTCCAACTATTTATGGATTGAGACTGACCAATCACGTTAAACTGGGATCCAGTGAGCCTGCGAACTTGCGCCTTTTTGTAGGGTACCCAGTAAGGCTTTGTTGGCAAAAAGCATTGCCGTTTGGAAACTTATCTCTGGACCCTTCTCTTTCGTTGACTCATTACCTTGATCAACTTGCTAAAAAGTGTTTCCTGGTTACAAGCCCGCAACTTTCCAAAGTCGGGAAACACTTGGAAAGATGCGGAATGTTATGCTACACTCCCCTTACATTCAACTACGTAGTGAATTCAGTAATCCAGCGTCTTGGAGATGGatgttttttgaaaagtgCCGGTCAACCAACTTCATTTAAACTGGCTCAACGAACATTGGAAGCATgggagaaaaatcaaagagtCTTAAAAATTTCATCTGATTTCAACTTTAATGAGATGTACAACATGCTGGGTTGGATTTATGGATTCATAAGCACTCCCGTGCTCCGGCTTGTTCTTTATCCCCTAAATAAATTCAACTACTGTTCTCTCCAAATGCCAAGCCAACAAAAGGGGAAGTACACAGCCTTTCAAGACTTATCCGTACCAGACGTCCACATCATCGACAACTTTCAACTGCAAATGAAATATTCGTCTGACGGTGACATTGAATCctcaattatttcatttctactGCCTCCGGATCATGGCCTTGAAAATACTCATGGCGCCTTCGTCTTGGATCTGACTTCAGAGTTAGCAATTTTTAGCCTCGAATTGATGTCAACGATGCACGTGGAAGATTTTCGCCAGTTATATCCGCATTATCAAGGATCTCCACTTCCGGTTAATACGAATGGATCGCAAATGAGCATCAAAAGCTGCACTGAAGACCAGTACCAATATACCTTGCAAATAACAGTTGAATGTGCCGAAACTATTTCAG GTTTAAAAGTGACAACAAGTCAATGTCTACCCTGCGAGTCAGCCCACGAAGTAACTGTTTCATTGGGACAGCCCATCAAAATCAAGCCGTTGACATTATCTTTTCCTCATCCCATCGGGGTCAACGAAATTAGTGCTACTCTTCACCGCAAAGATCGTGTGATTgatttagttttgaaaaagGCGCTCCTTGAACCCTGGCCTTGTGAATTCCAAACAAAGCAGTCTAAATGGGTTGTAGATAACTTTAAACCGTGGAATGATGGAAATGAAGTCAGCTCTATGGGGATTCATCTTGGCACTCAATTTAGGTTGAGTATGCTTAAGAATCCTTCCTTGTTAGATAGATCTGATTTAAACCAAATCCGAGAACTTATAAAATCACTCTTTGTCAACGCCACCATATTGAACCAAAAGTTGTTCAGTGTTAAGAGGGAAGATTCGTCTCAAACCCCTGATTGGTATATCAGAGTCCACAATCCTGTTCGTATCTCTCCGATGGGCAGTCCAATTTTGATGCTGTCAGCTTGTGATCATCGATTGGCCGAAACATTTGCTTCTATGGGGAAACTCGATGCAAGAAAGTCTGCAGAACACTTTTTACAAATCATGGGAAGTAGTGATATAACAGAATTTTCAGTATCCGCTTCAGAGGCTCAACTATTGCGGTATGTCCTGCGACTGAATTCGACGAAGATTTTACCCAGCATCTGGCAGAAAAACAATCTCCCCCAAGACGAAAACAGTCCGTGGCTGGCTACATTTGTTTCACCACTTTACGATGACTGCCCGATGAACAAACAAACTTACAAAGATGACAACTTTACTTTGACCCGAGAAATTAAACAAGATTGCTGTGCCTCGTGTAAAAGAATTGCCATCAATCTTAAGCGCTGTGGCAGGTGCCGAACCGTCGTCTATTGCAGCGTCGAGTGTCAACGTTCAAATTGGGCTCAACACAAAAAAGTCTGTGCTTACGTTGAAAAGTAA
- the LOC124192462 gene encoding CWF19-like protein 2, whose translation MSINFENSKDLDEMRQMKREAREAILAKAERDYEKRKAKKELAKLNGEDKWMLPELDAQLSGKSKKSKKEKKHKKDKKHKKSKKKDNSSDSDEWVEKTSETTEPASSAPLERDEWMSVPSLLPIFSNSSMPPKRTSLNKNEEIARKTMMEKPGQSSRELNPYWKNGGTGLPPERTEAESSKRHDSPNSHAVSSNPSERKKQRTSDRDSTHVSSRDRSRSRERKHPENIRKSSTVQERFRRPSESDEVVSHTNKRFYSSQPGWKKNEAKSSNPVDSSTSSSSSESEEEKQDTQPPQEDDKIWTEQELNALGAKIIKAEIMGQADVVKSLKRTQASAQESIARRKAEGAAGSREHAVVLTRTDAKGGQHPLPAPRYGESSLQGSKGKGKKLKAETHQSGQRVRYFADDDKYSLSQMYTREKQDIAEDQDAMFSRLAGKRVENTNDDFDLDDMFESRANREVDDVAAEARDRQAAIAQHEKREKVLDSCSLCLDSQAIQKHLIIAIGQKCYLSLPVHQSLVVGHCLIVPRTHVTCATQLDEDVWAEMQMFRKALTRMFEAREADAIFFETAMHLKRFPHMALECVPLSISAGETAPIYFKKALLECESEWSMNKKVIDLKGKDVRKAVPKGMSYFCVDFGMQSGFAHIIEDEQRFPPVFAQEILGGILDLEPQAWRRPRRENFDQQRRKVLDFAADWKAYDFTPALK comes from the exons ATGTcgataaattttgaaaattctaaaGACTTAGATGAAATGAGACAAATGAAACGAGAAGCGAGAGAGGCAATTCTTGCGAAG gCAGAAAGAGATTatgagaaaaggaaagctaaaaaagaattggccaAATTAAATGGTGAAGACAAATGGATGCTGCCTGAGTTGGATGCTCAATTGTCCGGTAAAtccaaaaaaagtaaaaaagaaaaaaaacataaaaaggataagaaacataaaaaaagcaagaaaaaagacaattccTCTGATTCTGATGAATGGGTAGAGAAAACATCTGAAACAACAGAACCCGCTTCATCTGCTCCTCTTGAGAGAGATGAATGGATGAGTGTGCCTTCTTTGCTTCCAATTTTCAGTAACAGTAGCATGCCTCCCAAACGAACATCCCTGAACAAGAATGAAGAAATTGCAAGAAAGACCATGATGGAAAAACCAGGGCAGTCAAGTAGAGAATTAAATCCATACTGGAAAAATGGAGGAACTGGTTTGCCACCTGAAAGAACTGAAGCAGAATCCTCAAAAAGGCATGATAGTCCTAATAGTCATGCAGTATCTTCCAATccttcagaaagaaaaaaacaaagaacctCAGATAGAGATTCCACACATGTTAGTAGCAGAGATAGATCAAGATCCCGAGAGCGAAAACATCCAGAAAACATTAGAAAATCATCAACCGTTCAAGAAAGATTCAGAAGACCAAGTGAGAGTGACGAAGTTGTTTCCCATACAAACAAACGGTTTTATTCTTCGCAACcaggatggaagaaaaatgaagccaAATCAAGCAACCCAGTGGATTCATCgacttcttcgtcgtcttcagaaagtgaagaagaaaaacaggatACACAGCCACCACAAGAAGATGACAAAATATGGACTGAACAGGAATTAAATGCTCTCGGAGCAAAAATCATCAAAGCCGAAATCATGGGACAAGCg GATGTGGTCAAATCACTTAAACGGACACAGGCTTCCGCTCAGGAATCTATAGCTCGACGAAAAGCAGAAGGAGCAGCAGGAAGTAGAGAGCATGCCGTTGTTTTGACAAGGACAGATGCCAAGGGTGGTCAACATCCATTGCCTGCTCCTCGTTACGGCGAAAGTTCCCTCCAAGGAAGTaaaggaaaagggaagaaactTAAGGCGGAGACTCATCAAAGTGGTCAACGAGTTCGTTATTTTGCTGATGACGACAAATATTCTCTCAGTCAAATG taTACACGAGAAAAACAGGACATAGCTGAGGATCAGGACGCCATGTTTTCGCGCTTGGCTGGCAAACGTGTTGAGAATACAAATGACGATTTCGATTTAGATGACATGTTTGAAAGCCGAGCAAACCGAGAAGTTGATGATGTGGCCGCTGAAGCCCGCGACCGTCAGGCTGCGATCGCCCAGCacgaaaaacgggaaaaagtgTTGGATTCATGCTCACTTTGTCTGGATTCTCAG GCGatccaaaaacatttaattattgcCATTGGACAAAAGTGTTATTTGTCACTACCCGTTCATCAATCTTTAGTTGTGGGACACTGTTTGATCGTACCTCGTACTCATGTTACTTGCGCTACACAGTTAGACGAAGATGTCTGGGCAGAGATGCAG ATGTTTCGCAAAGCTTTAACGAGAATGTTTGAAGCACGTGAAGCTGACGCTATTTTCTTCGAGACAGCTATGCATCTCAAACGTTTTCCCCACATGGCATTGGAATGTGTTCCATTATCGATATCGGCTGGAGAGACTGCTCCAATATATTTCAAA aaaGCTTTGTTGGAATGCGAATCCGAATGGTCGATGAACAAAAAGGTTATCGATTTGAAGGGCAAAGATGTGCGGAAAGCAGTTCCTAAGGGAATGTCCTACTTCTGCGTTGATTTTGGGATGCAATCTGGATTCGCCCATATAATTGAAGATGAACAACGTTTTCCACCGGTTTTTGCACAG GAAATCCTGGGAGGCATTCTGGACCTTGAACCACAAGCGTGGCGCCGTCCTCGACGTGAAAACTTTGATCAGCAAAGACGAAAGGTTTTGGATTTCGCTGCAGATTGGAAAGCGTATGATTTCACACCtgctttgaaataa
- the LOC124210433 gene encoding replication protein A 32 kDa subunit-like, with the protein MWDQSASDFGNGTMAGGFFNAGTPGGTVNTPGEKKGGAQRAHNIIPVNIKDILDEIDEKLKIEDTEAHMVTFVGTVEQIESKQTNVSYTVRDDTGSIEVVQWIEGEGNVQSPFQVVEGNFCRVVGSIRQTQDRRHVMAFRVAKLTTANEITTHLLETQWVRMKLRQMKRKMGEGTGQSMNNSVMGGGMTGPLASSSSATSNVANGIMSGLSSFQSMVYTIIQATTAETGMEKSQIYNSVRGRMIPRDVDAALEFLCSEGHIYSTVDEDHFKSTDS; encoded by the exons ATGTGGGATCAATCAGCAA GCGATTTTGGAAATGGAACAATGGCCGGTGGTTTCTTTAATGCTGGAACTCCAGGAGGCACAGTTAATACTCCTGGAGAAAAGAAG GGTGGAGCTCAACGGGCTCATAATATCATTCCAGTTAATATCAAAGATATATTGgatgaaattgatgaaaaacTAAAGATAGAAGATACTGAAGCCCACATG GTTACATTTGTAGGTACTGTCGAACAGATTGAATCCAAACAGACTAATGTTTCGTACACTGTAAGGGATGATACAGGTTCTATTGAAGTTGTTCAGTGGATTGAGGGTGAAGGG aATGTCCAATCACCTTTTCAAGTTGTGGAAGGGAATTTTTGTCGAGTTGTTGGATCTATTAGACAGACACAGGATCGCCGTCACGTAATGGCATTTCGTGTTGCGAAACTAACAACTGCTAACGAAATAACAACCCACTTGCTAGAGACGCAATGGGTTCGTATGAAGTTGAGAcagatgaagagaaaaatg gGAGAAGGAACAGGACAATCAATGAATAACTCAGTGATGGGTGGTGGAATGACTGGGCCTTTAGCTTCTTCATCCTCAGCTACTTCCAATGTGGCAAACGGTATCATGTCAGGACTGTCATCTTTTCAATCTATGGTTTATACCATCATTCAG GCAACAACAGCGGAAACCGGCATGGAAAAGTCGCAGATCTACAATTCTGTCAGAGGAAGAATGATCCCACGTGATGTAGA tgcTGCTTTGGAATTCCTTTGTTCTGAGGGACATATTTACTCTACGGTGGACGAAGACCATTTCAAATCGACCGATAGCTAA